The window ATACCGAAAATAATCAAACAACAACAGAAGGAGGCAAATAATGAAAAAACTTATCACAATTTTAATATTTTTACTGGTTTTAATACCTCTTTTTGCCCTCTCCTATGATGACAATGAATATCAAAGAAAAAGCAGGGCTTATATGGAACTTGCAACAAAGGCCTATGATGAAGGAGATTACGACGCTGCCATAGAATACTCCAAACTTGCAGAAAGCTATGCACAGCAATCCTCCGAGTTCATTCAAAGAATGCTGGCTAAAACCGAAGCTGAACAAGAAATGAACAAGGCCCGTACCAGATTCACTTGGGCAAAGGCAAACGGAGCCGAAGAAAAATATCCAGATGCTTATAAAACTGCGGAAGAAGCCTTAAACGCAGGAAGCATAGCCTTCGATAACGAAAACTATGATGTAGCAGTCGTATGCGCCCAAAGAGTAATGGATGCTCTTTCGGTAGTTAAGGGAAAGGATGACACAGGCCTTGCAGAACTTCCTTCTCAATATAGAATCAGGACGTGGAGAGGGGAAAGGGACTGTTTGTGGAATATTGCAGCCAAAAAAGAAGTATATGGAAATCCATTTATGTGGCGTAAGCTGTATGAAGCCAATAAGGATAAACTCCCTGATCCGACAAATCCCAACTGGGTGGAACCGGATATTATTTTAACGATTCCGTCCATTAAAGGTGAAAAAAGATCAGGTCTCTACGATCCTTCAATAAGCTATAAACACTTTAAATAGGGATTAGACTATTAAAAAAGCCTCCAAAATCTTTTAAACTTTGGAGGCTTTTTTATAAGGGCTTTTACTTAAGCCCCATCAAGGTTTTAACATCGGTAATCTCATACCCCATTTCGGTTAAAACATCGATCAAAAGCTGTAAATTATAATAAAGATAATCGCTCCTAGTTGAAAGGCTTCTGCCAATGCGTATGGGAATTATAGAGCCCGGCTGAACCGCATCGGCTATATCTTCAATTAATTCTGCAGAAGTCTTATAAAGAGAAGGAACGGCAAATTTTTCATCCGGGCTAAGCCAATCGGCCACCCTCACATCAGGCGAAATAAAAACATAGCCGGCATTTTTTCCTGCATTTACAATAAGGGAGGAAGAAATATAATGAGGAGTATGCCAGATAAGGGAAAGCTCGGAACCTGTAAGAGAATAAAAATTATCCTCATTACGGGCCAGCCCCTGCTTTATAAAATTATCGTCTATCCGATAAGCCGTATCATTCAAATTCCATGTAGTGAAGAAAAGGGAGCCGCATTGGTGTCCGCTTTTTACAATCTCTTTTACGGCATTGGGGTTTTGCCTCATCGCTTCACCGTTTATAAAAAAAGTTGAACTTATATTATTCTTTTTTAAGGTATAAAGAATGCTCGCAATTCCGTCCATATCATCCATGGCATCAAAGACTAAGGCAACCCGTTTTTTCCCGCTTCGGCTTCCATGCGAAAAAACGGAAGAAGAATTGGCACTTTCATAAGAAATCTTTTTTTGAGTTTTTTCCTTTAAAAAGTTTCCGTCTTCCAAAAGCGGACGGGTTATAAAATCTTTAAGACGGCGAATATAAATCATATTAGCAAAATAGCCCGAATTTGAATCTATGTAAATTCTATCCGAAAGATTAGCGTTTTTCTTTTGCATGATTTTTTTTGAAGAATGAGTCCATTTTAAATTTGAAACATATTGCAAGACTTCTACATCATCGGAGTCCGAAGAATCGCCTTCCGGCTCATTATTCCGGACGCTCTTCAAACTTATTAAAATTTCCTTGCCTGAGTCCGCCCAGCTATAATCCTGCATTGACGAAACGGAAATCTTTTTCTTGCCTGCATCGGAAGAACTATCGTTAAGATTATATTCGTAAATATAATTTTCACCGCCTAAAAAAAAGGTAAAATTATTTTTCCAAACAGCCGAGAAAATTTTTTCATCCGAAAAAACATTGAGCTTTTTCCATGAAGCCGCACCGTTTCCTTCCGTGAGCGAAGTATCATAAAAAACAACTCCCTCGTCTTCCTTAAAAGCGGCAACTTCAAAATTAGGCGAAGCTGCGAGAAACGAGCTTTTTTCGGTGACGGGAATTTTTTCAAAACTTGAAGAAGAAGGAAGAATTTGCCATGCCCTTAAAATTTTTGAGCCGCCTGCAAGACCTTCGGCAAAAACAATTGGGGAATTATCTTTCCAATGAACGGAAACTTCAGCGGTATTTCCCGGAAGCAATAAATAGGGAATAGAATCCGAGGAGTAAACATTGACATAATCGTCTCCATCCAGTTTAATGCGGTAAACATTTCTTTTACCTTTAACAAAAACGGCCGTCTTGCCGTCAGGTGCTATAAAAATAGAATCAAAGGCCGGAGAAAAATCCGAAGGAATTTTTGCAGCAAGCTTTCCGGCAGGAAATAAGGGCGCATAAAAAGCCTTTGTAAAAAGCTCTGTGGAAGAAACCCTGTAAAGAGCGTTCCCCGATAAAAAAATAAATTCAGAAGATGAAATCCATTTTAAATTCTTTATTTTACCTTGAGAAAGTTTTCTAAAATTCTTATCAGTAAAGGCAGATTCCGAAAACCACTCAGGCCTGGCAAAATAAATTACTCCATCATCTTCATATAAAATAATCTTTGAATCAGGCGACCAAGATACGGGAAGATCATTTCGAACATTTTTGTTACTCAATATATATCTTCTGCCGGTATCGGTGTCCATCAGTACGAGCCGGCCGAAAACAAGGGTGGAGGGCTCGACCAATGTAAGCCATCTTCCGTCAGGGCTTGCTTTTATATTGTTAAGAGCGCCTATCTTTGAAGAATTGGATGCCGAAAGAGGTTCAAAATCGGAATGGGAATCGACAGCTCCTGACTTGAGGTCGAGCCTTATGATACCGAAACGGTTTGAAACCTGTAAAAATTTATTGTTTCCTAAAAGCTGTAATTTTTCGGGGAAAAATGTAAGCTGCTCTATTTTATTGTTTTCATTCGAATATTTAAAAAGGGTTTTATATGCATAACCCTCATAAGCATCTGCCTTGATATCGAATAAAATATCGCCTTCAGTATTTATATCGGCAGATTCAAAAGAGAGCTCGGAATGGAGGTTCAGCAAAATAAAAAAAATAAAGCAAACCGGTAAGGCAAATTTTAATTTTTTTTTCATAAAAAGCTCCATCAATTTTCAGTCAATATATTTGAATGGGTGTTAATAATATCGGTCAATTCATCTTCAAGTTTTTCCAAAGATTCTTCCATCTCGGTTATTTTTTTTATTGCGATTTTTTTTTGCATTTCGCCCATTTTACCGAAAACTTCATCTATTGCTTCGCAGTCTTCACAGGCCATTGTTTTATTCATTTTAAGCACTCCTTTTAAGAAATCAAAGCAGTTATATTCTTCCTGAATTCGCCCGATGTGATTTCCCCGTTGATAAAACTTTTTATCTCCTCCTTGACTCTCATCGGGAAACGGCTCCAATATTTTTCCGTCCAGTTTCCCATTGCCGTTTTTAGCTCATCGTTTTCTTTTGCACTCATTTCGCCTATGCTGTAAGAAACAAATTGCAAAATCATTCCATATAATACATCGGCAGGAACACCGTCAACCTTTCCGTTTTTTGCAAGGCTTTTTATTTTACCGTCATAGGAGCCTTGTTCGGGAATCCAAGAGTCGATAAGGGCCTTCATCTGATCTTCGGAAAGCTCGGGAGCTTCTTTTAAAAGCATATCGGCTGCAAAATCGCGGAAAGTATGGCGCACACCTTCGAGACTTGCCTGAATCGACTTGTTGATGGATTCCGACATCTGTTTTGCCATATTTTCAGGATTTATAGCTGCGAGGGGACTTGCCGCCGAAGCCTCATTTTTTTTCCGCTCCAAGGCAGCTGCAATAACTTCTATTTCCCTCTCCCCGGCCCTGTTTAAAATGTAATCGACGGCAGCAAAAAGCTCCCGTTCCTTATTTTGCATATCATTAGCCATATCTTTAATTATACACCTTTTTTAAGGCTTTGAAAAGGGAGGATTTTTTTTAGGGGATGAATTTAACCGCAGGGGGCGCAAAGGCCGCAAAGAATTTTTTCTAAATTTACGCTTTTTTTCAAATAATCCCTATAAATATAATGGGAGGGGAAATGTGAAAAAATTAGGAGAACACAAATGATTAAGAAGTTTGAAGATTTAACACTACAAGATGACTTTATGTTTTGTAAGGTCATGCAAAATGAAGGCTTATGTAAAATGCTTATTGAAATGATACTATCAGATACAATAGGTAAAATTACTTATATCTCAGTACAGCATAATCTTAAAAACTATGAACAGGCTAAATCTGTAAGATTTGATGTTCTGGTACAAACAGAAAACGGTAAATTCTACGATGTTGAAATGCAGGTAAGCAACGAGAAGAATATACCTAAAAGAATGAGATTTTACCAAGCTGCCATAGATATTTCATTCTTAGATAAGGGAAATTCCTATAATAATTTAAATGACAGTTTTATAATTTTTATCTGTACTTTTGATGCCATAGGTAAAAATAGGCCTATTTATACTTTTGAAAATATCTGTCTTGAAGCTAAAAATATATCTTTACAAGACGGTACGAAAAAGATTATAATAAACGCAGAGGCCTTTAAAGACACTGAAGACAAAGAATTAAAGGAATTTTTAAAATACCTTAAAACAGGTAAAGCAAAAAGTGAATTTACAAGGAGGATAGAAGAAATGATACAAACAGTAAAACAAAATGAACAGGCAAGACAAGAATATAGATTAATGTCTACTTTTGAAATGGATGCCATGGATAGAGGAGCTTATAAAACTAAGAAAGAAACGGCCAAACTTATGAAGCAAAAAAACTTTGATATAGCTTTGATTAAAGAAATAACAGGCCTTCCCGAAACGGAAATCGAGGCTCTGTAATTTACGGCATTCCTACCTCATCGAGCAAGGCTTGATAGAGAGTGAGGGAATCCTTGGTCGCTTCTTGGAGGGCCTTTGCAAGGCGGCGGGCAATACGGTAAATAACCTTGGCCCCTTGGGACGGCATTTCATTGCATAGGCTTAAAAAATCTTGAGACCTTAGCTCCAAGACAGTGCACTCGTTTAAGGCTTTTACAGAAGAACCGTGAAAATCTTCGCCGAGTAAGGCGGCCTTTCCAAAGCAGACATTTTCTTCAGCCTTTAGATTGCTTAAGGCGAAGGGAGAACCTTCAAGGGTTGTGCGGAGCATTTGTACCTCGCCCTTAACTAAGATAAAAAGGCTTTTTCCCGTGTCGTTTTTATCGAGTATAATTTCGCCGCCAGTAAAATTTTTTACACTTAAAAAAGAAAAAATCTTTTCTAAAAATATCTTATTTTGATTATCTGCAATATCCGAACCTTTAGCTGAGTCTAATCCTGCAAGGTCTGAAAATATTTCCAATCTCGATATAAGAGCTAAGATTTCATCTTTTTTTTCCATGATTTCTTTATCTGTCATCAGATCCTCCTTCATTTAAAATTTGGGAGTCGTCAAGAGCCGTTCCGTCAAGGGTAAAGTCGGTACGTTTTCTTCCTGAAACAAAGATACCTCTGGAATTAGGCTTTATTATATACTCATCGGGCGGAGTCAAAATAGGTTCGTTGCTTTTAAGCCGTTTTATCTTTTTTAGGTTATTTACTATCTGCTGAATATTGGGATTTTTTTGAGCCTCGTGCAGGGCTTCTTTTCGGCGGCTGTAAAAGTTCCCCGTATTTTCCAAAAGGCCTATTAAAACGCGGCCGCCAGAAAGACTGCGGCGGTATTCGCGGTAGGTCTTGCCTATAAACTCAAAAGGAATATCGTTTATGATAAGCCCCTCGCCTGATTTTTCCGTGATCAGCTCTCTTAAAACATGGCTAAGCCCCGTACCGCTTGAAGCCGAAACTAAAATACTCCTTTCATAATCGGTACTTAAAATAATTTCATCACAGTGAGCAAGGGAAAGGTGCTGCCGGAATTTTGAGTCGATGAGCTCGGCGGCCGTATATATATGGGAGTTAAGGCTTCCTATTGTGAGAACCGCAAGTACCGTGCGCGAATCTATTTCCATGGGGGAAGCATTTTGCGAATAGTCTGAAAGAATGAGAGCCCGCTCTGCATATCTTACATTTGCACGGAGCAAGGTCGCCTCATCGGTATAATCCCCGAATAGATAGATAAGCCCCTTAAAGCGTCTGTCGGTTTTGATTATATCCATATTTTCGGGGCTTGCATTATTTATAAGCACAATATGGTCTATGGGAATATCGGGGTTTGAAGAAATAATCCCTAAAAGAATCCTGTCAAAATTAGGCTTCCAGCCGCATATCAAAAAATGATTTTTTATCTTTTCCAATCTAATAAGCCCCCTATCTTTTTTTACCTGTCTATCAAAAAAGAACGATGCAACTTTTCCGCTCACTCCTGCAAAAGCTACAACTCCAAAAAGAAGAAGAATGATACCGGCCAAGCGGCCCAAGATGGTTGAGGGAGTAATGTCTCCGTAACCGACGGTTGTGATAGTTACAAGAGAATACCAAAAGGCATCGAAAAAATTGTTAATCCTTGAATTACTGTTTGCTTCCGAAACAAAGATAATTACAACCAATACAAGAAAAATAAATGCAAAACCTGCCAGTATTCTAAAAATATCGCTTGCAGGAATATGCTTTATCCAAAGCACAAACCTGACAATCAATGGAGTTTTTTTAGGCTGAGAGAATTCTATATCCGTTTTTTTGTATCTTTTTTTTTCTTTCATTTTAATATCGAGCTATTCCGAAATATAAGCTGTCAATAAAAGAAGAGTGTTTTCAAGCCCCTGTTTATGAATTCTCTCATAGCCGTGGGAGGCGGCAACTCCGGTTCCAACAAGGGCATGGCGGTAGTCATAACCGGCTTTCAGGGCAGCGGAAGCATCCGAGCCGTAAAATGGATAAACATCGACTGCAAAGTTCAGTTCCATCTCCTTGGCTATTTTGATAAGCTCGCTTGTAAACTCATAGTTATAGGGCCCGGAAGAATCCTTTGCACAAATTGAAACCGCATATTCATCGGTATCAAGGTCGCTTCCAACAACACCCATATCGACTGCAAGCATATCGCTTATGCCTTCCGGGTGCCCTGCAGAAGCTCCGTGGCCTATTTCTTCATAATTGGTAAACATAATGTAGGTCTTGCGTTTTAATTTTAATTCTCCCTTTGCAACCTGTTCTGCAAGGTAGATGAACATTCCGCAGCTAGCCTTGTCGTCCAAGTGCCGGCTCTTTAAAAAGCCGTTCCCGGCCTTTCGGGCAAGGGATTCAATGGCAACAACATCGCCCGCCATGATGCCGAGCTTTTCGACATCTTCACGGGATTTTACAATCTCATCGAGCACTAGCTCCATGTTTGAATCATCTCTTTTTAGCTCGTTTATTTCGCGCGAGGCGTGAACGGCGGGTTCCGTGAGCCTCATAGTGCCCTCATATTTTTTTCCCTCTCTTGTGATAACCGTTACGTTGGACTGCTCTACATAATTGTACGGAAAGCCCCCGTCAAGGGATGTACGCAGCCGGCCTGAAGATTTAATGTGCCTAACAAAGAGGCCGAGGGTATCGATATGGGCTGAAAGCAAAAGAGCCTTATCTCCTTTTTTACCGGTATTAGGTTCGGCATTTTTATCAAGCTCACATACAACAGCACCCTTGTTCGTAAGCCAAGGCTTAAAGCCTAAACCTGAAAGCCTTTTTAGAACATAATCGGCGGCCTCGCAAGTGTAGCCCGTGGGACTGGGTATATTGCAGATAGTGATAATTTCGTCCATTACCTTTTCGGCTGCATTCGAAATTGAAGTTTTAAGCTCGGCAAGTTTATTTTTTTCCATGATAAAGCTCCTTTTAAGTTGATTTTAATTGAGGCTTACAGGATATTATAGATGGGACGGAATGTCAAGAAGAGGCGGGCAGTCTTTTAATTTTCAGCTAATATCTTGCTTAAAAAGCTTTTATTTATCTTTGCTTCCTCATAGGTGCCCGAAAATATTTTGCCGTCGGCTTCAATTGAAACTACATGATCACAAAAGAATTCTATTTCTTCTATATCATGTGAAACTATTATGCAGCTTTTGTTTTTGATTAAATCTTTTAAAAGCGGAAATATTCTTCTTTTGGTGAGCACATCTATCGAGGTAAAAATTTCGTCAAAGATTAGGTAATCATATCTTTCTGCATGGAAAAATATACGGGCAATATTTATAAGTCTTTTTTCTCCGCCTGAAATATGTTTTCCGTCTATACCTAAATCTCTTCCTCTTAAAGAGCCAAGCTGTAAGGTTTCAATTATTTTTTCGGCAAGGTTTGCGTTATGGCAGCCCAGCTCGATGTTTTGAATTAAATCCGCATTTAGGATATAGGAATCTTGTGAGATATAAAGAATTTTATCGGACAATTCATAATCATATGGATTTGTATTTTTGTTAAACACAAAAACATTTCCGGTCAGCTTGTCCCGTCCCAAAAGAATATTTAAAAGGCTCGACTTACCGGAACCTGAAACACCGAGTAAGGCATATTTTTTGTTTAAGCCGAAATTTAAGCGCTCTATAAAAAGACTCCGCTCCTTATCTATCTGTAAACTTAAACCGGAAATATCAAAGAAAAAGTTCTGAGACTCATCTTCTATATTAAGTTTTTCTTTTATATCCTCTTCTTCCATTAGGCTTAAAATTTCATCGGCACTTTCGCAAGCTCCAAAATAAGCCTGACTTACCGAATCAAGGTCTCCTAAAACCGAGGTTAACTGTGAAAAATATGCAATTATGGTTATTAAAACGCTTAAAGGTAAAGTACCGTCAAAATACATCTTTGCCGAAACAGCCATAAGGGCTACAGACAATAACGGCAATACATAAACAGGAACAAGGCGGTAGACGGTATCCGAAAACAAATCGGTTTTGCGTACACTGTTATTTACATCTTTTATTGTGTTTTTTATTCTTTCATTTTTTTCAAGTTTAAATAAGGGAAAGCCCCGAAAAAGAGTTGTCATTGAAAGCGCTTCTATCATTTTGGAATGAAGACCTGCATAAGCCTTCATTGTTTTTAAAAACATAGGCGAATAAAATTTACGGTTAATAAAATAGGCACATGTATAAAGCACCAGAGCCGCAAGGCCTAAAAGGCCGAAGATATAAGAATATGTAAAAAGGATTACAAGAATAAAAATGTAGCGCACAATGCCCATCAGCTTATTCATTACGGAAGGCACAAAGAGAGAAAGAATTGAGCCGACCGAAGCATCCATAATATTTTCGTAGTAACCTTGCCCATGAGTTTTAATCGTTTTTTCGGAATGCTGTGAAAGCGAAGAATAAAGGCCGTAACGCAATGCAGAATCAAAACGCATATGCACCTTACCGAAAACCCAGCCGACAAGATATTCAAAAATAAGTGAAAAACAAATTACACCTATGTATATAACAAGCACCCTTGAAGGGTTAATATTATTTTCAAGATTAGAAACAAAGGTACCGTAGAGTTTCGGATAAATAAGAGAGATCAGCGACACAAGTGAAAAAATAAACGATATAAGAGCACAAGAATAAATATATGCTTTTTTAACTTATACATAGAAATTATTTTTTTTAAACTTTGCATTTAAAGATTCTCCTCTTAACTTTGACTATAGTATACCCCCGATCTTTTGTCAACACTTTAGAATTTTAATCCGGACAAGTTTTTTTAACCGCAAGGAGCGCAAAGAGCTCAAGCCAAGGCTTGAGCTACGCAAAGATTTTTAATAATAAAAATTATAAAAGATACCCAATGTATTTTAGTACATTGAGTATTTTAAAAACAAAAGTTTAATTACAAACTTAGTCTATTCACTCTCAAACCGAAAAAAATCATCACCTCCATCTCCGGCCTTATTTCCGCTCATCTTTATTCCATCACATTTAAAATTCCTATTTGTGGTTTGAATACCGCCGCATATATTAAAAGTTATTGCCATAACCTGCATCAATCAATTTTTTTCTAACTGTAATAGGAAGTTTCCGACATCCTACAAAGGCTGTAGACTGGACTGGACAGAAACCTATATTTTCTATGTCCTTTAAATTTATACAATTTTCACAAAATCTAGATGGAATCTGATCCAAAGATTTAGATAATTTAATATATTCCAATTTTTCGCAATTACCAAAAGCCCACCAATCAATTTTTTTTACAGAATCAGGAATAATTAGCCTTGTAATAGCTGTATTATAAAAAGCATATTCACCGATATATTCTAACCCGTCAGGTAAAATAATACTTTTTAATGGAGTATCACAAAAAACACTATCACCAATATATCTTAAAGAATTTGATAATACTATTTTAGTAAGAGATGAATTTCTAAAAGCATTATTATTAATTATAACAATAGAATCAGGTAATATTACAGATTTGATATAGGAATTTCCAAAGAAGCAGTACTCACCAATTTCACCTACCGGGCACCCATCTATTTTTTCAGGAATAGTTACTTTCATTTCCTTACCGATATATCTTGAAATAACAATATAATTTTTTTGCACATTAAAAACATACTCAAAAGAATCTATATTGGTATCAGTATTATTAGGATATAGCTTCATCACGAACATAAAAATATATAAAAAAATAACCAAAAAATTAATTTTGTACATTATACACCTCCCAACTACAATTTTAATAGATGGGGGAGTTACCTCCCCCTTAATTAAAGGTATTTATTTTAATATTTCAATTCTGTAGCTTTAGATGAAATAATCTTAAAATATCCTCTAAATTTTGCATTGTATTTACCTTCAGCGATTGCTTCTGCTTCTTTTGCTGAAGATGCATTCACTTTGAAATAATCACTGTGATACTGGTATTGCCCTGAAGGTGTCATTCTTTGACCTTTTACAAGTACACCAAATAATGCAAACATAAAAAGAAAAGATAACATTTTTTTCATTTTCTTATCTCCCATAAAAATATTGTTAATTTATAAAAATATAAATCAGCAATTATCATAATTATAACAAAAACCAAATTCGATATTTGTTATTTCCATCTACAACGCAAATAGTTAAATATTAACTTCTTTGCCATAAATTAGCATGTAATATTAACTCATATACAACTCCTCCTTAATGCTGCTATAAACGCTAATTTGTAGTAATAAATATTTTTACAAATATTTATTACTACAATATACTTGTGCAACTAGATTTTACCATGTCATAGTAAAATCTTAATTATTTATCTTAATTAACCCAAAAAACATATCATCTTCATTATCAGCTATTTTAATATTTTTTATGTAGTTGATATTAATATCTTTTTTAGCCGCTTGAAAATCAC of the Treponema denticola ATCC 35405 genome contains:
- a CDS encoding potassium channel family protein, with amino-acid sequence MKEKKRYKKTDIEFSQPKKTPLIVRFVLWIKHIPASDIFRILAGFAFIFLVLVVIIFVSEANSNSRINNFFDAFWYSLVTITTVGYGDITPSTILGRLAGIILLLFGVVAFAGVSGKVASFFFDRQVKKDRGLIRLEKIKNHFLICGWKPNFDRILLGIISSNPDIPIDHIVLINNASPENMDIIKTDRRFKGLIYLFGDYTDEATLLRANVRYAERALILSDYSQNASPMEIDSRTVLAVLTIGSLNSHIYTAAELIDSKFRQHLSLAHCDEIILSTDYERSILVSASSGTGLSHVLRELITEKSGEGLIINDIPFEFIGKTYREYRRSLSGGRVLIGLLENTGNFYSRRKEALHEAQKNPNIQQIVNNLKKIKRLKSNEPILTPPDEYIIKPNSRGIFVSGRKRTDFTLDGTALDDSQILNEGGSDDR
- a CDS encoding DUF4398 domain-containing protein, which encodes MKKLITILIFLLVLIPLFALSYDDNEYQRKSRAYMELATKAYDEGDYDAAIEYSKLAESYAQQSSEFIQRMLAKTEAEQEMNKARTRFTWAKANGAEEKYPDAYKTAEEALNAGSIAFDNENYDVAVVCAQRVMDALSVVKGKDDTGLAELPSQYRIRTWRGERDCLWNIAAKKEVYGNPFMWRKLYEANKDKLPDPTNPNWVEPDIILTIPSIKGEKRSGLYDPSISYKHFK
- a CDS encoding leucine-rich repeat domain-containing protein codes for the protein MYKINFLVIFLYIFMFVMKLYPNNTDTNIDSFEYVFNVQKNYIVISRYIGKEMKVTIPEKIDGCPVGEIGEYCFFGNSYIKSVILPDSIVIINNNAFRNSSLTKIVLSNSLRYIGDSVFCDTPLKSIILPDGLEYIGEYAFYNTAITRLIIPDSVKKIDWWAFGNCEKLEYIKLSKSLDQIPSRFCENCINLKDIENIGFCPVQSTAFVGCRKLPITVRKKLIDAGYGNNF
- a CDS encoding polysaccharide deacetylase family protein, encoding MKKKLKFALPVCFIFFILLNLHSELSFESADINTEGDILFDIKADAYEGYAYKTLFKYSNENNKIEQLTFFPEKLQLLGNNKFLQVSNRFGIIRLDLKSGAVDSHSDFEPLSASNSSKIGALNNIKASPDGRWLTLVEPSTLVFGRLVLMDTDTGRRYILSNKNVRNDLPVSWSPDSKIILYEDDGVIYFARPEWFSESAFTDKNFRKLSQGKIKNLKWISSSEFIFLSGNALYRVSSTELFTKAFYAPLFPAGKLAAKIPSDFSPAFDSIFIAPDGKTAVFVKGKRNVYRIKLDGDDYVNVYSSDSIPYLLLPGNTAEVSVHWKDNSPIVFAEGLAGGSKILRAWQILPSSSSFEKIPVTEKSSFLAASPNFEVAAFKEDEGVVFYDTSLTEGNGAASWKKLNVFSDEKIFSAVWKNNFTFFLGGENYIYEYNLNDSSSDAGKKKISVSSMQDYSWADSGKEILISLKSVRNNEPEGDSSDSDDVEVLQYVSNLKWTHSSKKIMQKKNANLSDRIYIDSNSGYFANMIYIRRLKDFITRPLLEDGNFLKEKTQKKISYESANSSSVFSHGSRSGKKRVALVFDAMDDMDGIASILYTLKKNNISSTFFINGEAMRQNPNAVKEIVKSGHQCGSLFFTTWNLNDTAYRIDDNFIKQGLARNEDNFYSLTGSELSLIWHTPHYISSSLIVNAGKNAGYVFISPDVRVADWLSPDEKFAVPSLYKTSAELIEDIADAVQPGSIIPIRIGRSLSTRSDYLYYNLQLLIDVLTEMGYEITDVKTLMGLK
- a CDS encoding cyclic nucleotide-binding domain-containing protein, with the protein product MTDKEIMEKKDEILALISRLEIFSDLAGLDSAKGSDIADNQNKIFLEKIFSFLSVKNFTGGEIILDKNDTGKSLFILVKGEVQMLRTTLEGSPFALSNLKAEENVCFGKAALLGEDFHGSSVKALNECTVLELRSQDFLSLCNEMPSQGAKVIYRIARRLAKALQEATKDSLTLYQALLDEVGMP
- a CDS encoding M42 family metallopeptidase, with the translated sequence MEKNKLAELKTSISNAAEKVMDEIITICNIPSPTGYTCEAADYVLKRLSGLGFKPWLTNKGAVVCELDKNAEPNTGKKGDKALLLSAHIDTLGLFVRHIKSSGRLRTSLDGGFPYNYVEQSNVTVITREGKKYEGTMRLTEPAVHASREINELKRDDSNMELVLDEIVKSREDVEKLGIMAGDVVAIESLARKAGNGFLKSRHLDDKASCGMFIYLAEQVAKGELKLKRKTYIMFTNYEEIGHGASAGHPEGISDMLAVDMGVVGSDLDTDEYAVSICAKDSSGPYNYEFTSELIKIAKEMELNFAVDVYPFYGSDASAALKAGYDYRHALVGTGVAASHGYERIHKQGLENTLLLLTAYISE
- a CDS encoding ATP-binding cassette domain-containing protein, with the protein product MSLISLIYPKLYGTFVSNLENNINPSRVLVIYIGVICFSLIFEYLVGWVFGKVHMRFDSALRYGLYSSLSQHSEKTIKTHGQGYYENIMDASVGSILSLFVPSVMNKLMGIVRYIFILVILFTYSYIFGLLGLAALVLYTCAYFINRKFYSPMFLKTMKAYAGLHSKMIEALSMTTLFRGFPLFKLEKNERIKNTIKDVNNSVRKTDLFSDTVYRLVPVYVLPLLSVALMAVSAKMYFDGTLPLSVLITIIAYFSQLTSVLGDLDSVSQAYFGACESADEILSLMEEEDIKEKLNIEDESQNFFFDISGLSLQIDKERSLFIERLNFGLNKKYALLGVSGSGKSSLLNILLGRDKLTGNVFVFNKNTNPYDYELSDKILYISQDSYILNADLIQNIELGCHNANLAEKIIETLQLGSLRGRDLGIDGKHISGGEKRLINIARIFFHAERYDYLIFDEIFTSIDVLTKRRIFPLLKDLIKNKSCIIVSHDIEEIEFFCDHVVSIEADGKIFSGTYEEAKINKSFLSKILAEN
- a CDS encoding Rpn family recombination-promoting nuclease/putative transposase — its product is MIKKFEDLTLQDDFMFCKVMQNEGLCKMLIEMILSDTIGKITYISVQHNLKNYEQAKSVRFDVLVQTENGKFYDVEMQVSNEKNIPKRMRFYQAAIDISFLDKGNSYNNLNDSFIIFICTFDAIGKNRPIYTFENICLEAKNISLQDGTKKIIINAEAFKDTEDKELKEFLKYLKTGKAKSEFTRRIEEMIQTVKQNEQARQEYRLMSTFEMDAMDRGAYKTKKETAKLMKQKNFDIALIKEITGLPETEIEAL